Sequence from the Amaranthus tricolor cultivar Red isolate AtriRed21 chromosome 1, ASM2621246v1, whole genome shotgun sequence genome:
ttactttaagactataaatgTATATTTGGTTTACTCAATAAAGATAGTCGTAGCGTGAGACTGTGTAATTTGAGAATTTTTGAAAACTAATTAGATTTAGACTGATTTCAGGCACAATAACATATGTATTCAAACAGAGCTCATAACACAAATAGACGAACATTATGAAAATGAATATCCTCGAAGGGTCAAACACATAATAGAACATATAACAACCCCTTAGAGACTCTACCTCCGAACATATGCAAAGCGAGCACATGATGATGTAGGATGGATGAAGATGAGTAGAAGAGACCCCGCCTCTGGACAAGCAAAACGAGTACATGAAGAGGTGTTCGGAGCTGGATCATGAACCTGATGCAAAGCAAGATGCAATTTCTTTTTATCAAACACTCTCTTATCTGTATTCAAGCAGAACCTAAGGCGGCAATAGTAGAGGCCGAAATCACAATAATATCCTTTGTAAATTTGggcaaaaaaaatttcaaagacTTTTCCCGCCACCATTTTAATATGTTTAAGGTCTCTTAGAAAATCACAAAATGATACGCTAAATAATACCCACAACAGTTTCTAAGGAGTTGAAGAAGAAGTAAAAAATTATCttgacaatttaaaaaaattgcaaaatacAAGAAGAAATTGAGTGAGACGCACTAAGACGCTAGCACAGTCTCTTATCTGTTTCGATATCTGATTTTAAACTAATTGTTTATTAAATTCTCTAATTGACAATcggtttattattattattattattattattattattactattattattatgtactATGTTAATGGTCCAGCTTGTGTTGTAAATAAGATGTAGCCTTGCGAGTTAAGCTTCACTAATTCTCTCTCGTGGAGGGCACATTCTGTTACAAGGTGATGCCGTTCTTCGCTCAAAAGAATTCTGAAGGCCTCTCTTCccctttttgtctttttaatagTTGCAAGAGCGTCTTTCTTGAATCGATAGACTTTTTGGCTGCATTATCCTTTATGAGTATGGATTGTCATCTTTTATCTCTCTCCATAActtataataaattttacaaCTGTCATAATTTTTACGAGTGGAATACAACATCTagtatgataatgataatgataatgataatgataatgataataatgatgatcCACATTCCATACCTCAATGTCAACAAAGCCAAAAATCCCATCTCCCCAATGGCTAAAAGCCTAAAACCCAAACAAAAACTTGACTACAACTTATAAAGTACTCCTACAAGTCTATCTATTTTCCTCTTTAAGGGTAGTAAACGATAACAATCCTTGAATCCCTAACCTCTCAGTCCGCCATAGCTGTGAAGGAATAGATAAAATGCTCACCACTGCAAATCACCATCACAGAaccttctttcttcatcgttctccTTATTTCATTCTCTCTTCTAAACCCATTCATACTTTCACTCCCAAATGTCTTTCTTCTCAAACTCTTTCGCAATCTCATCACAATCAACAACAACCCATCAATCCATCTTCCAAACCCACTTCTCAAATCCTCTCAATTCGCCATTCGCTGTTGACCCGTCAACTCACTGCTGTCGAAATCGCTGAGTCTTACTTGACTCGCCTCAAACTCGTTGAACCTAAACTCAGGAGCTTCTTACATGTAGCTGATGAAGAGAGTGTTTTGAGGAATGCTAAGGAGATTGATGAAAAGATTgagagaaatgaggatgtgggTTTGTTGGCTGGTGTTTTGGTTGGTGTTAAAGATAATATTTGTACGGCTGATATGCCTTCTACTGCTGGTTCGAAGATTCTAGAAGGGTATAGACCGCCGTATGATGCAACTGCTGTAAAGAAAGTGAGAGAGTTGGGAGGTATTGTTGTTGGGAAGACTAATATGGATGAATTTGGAATGGGTAGTACTACTGAAGGCTCAGCTTTTCAGGTTTGATTTAtggtttttttgtttaattttggtTTTCAAAGATcgaatattttttgtttatgtttatCATATAATGTTATGATCATGTGTGACATTTGATTGAAATGGTCTATAATCTATATGAATACTTTCCTTCAATTCTGACTTCGTATTAGTCTGCCTTCTCAGACCCTGCTTTGGGCAGGATTCATTaggaggatgatgatgatgatgatgattcattTGATAGCAAGACGGAGCAAAAATACACAACAAATTTTTTAGGTCATGTTaaatattttacaaattttGAGCTTGAGCCTAAAAATGAGTAACTAAACTAAAGGAAAATGTAAACTAATATTTGAGGCTTTAATTTAGGTGGCCTTGTGCAGTGGAGGACCTTGCACTATCCATAATACACACCCTTGGATGAATATGTTGTGAAAGATGGCAGATTGCAACTGTTATGAATTGAATAGGGGGAAAATGTGTTTGTAGAAATctgtaaattataaattaagctACATTTCTGAACGTTTAGTTTTATGAAGCAAGGCAAGGAGATAGATGATGTATTGAGAGAAAGAAAGGGAAGAAATTAAGTTAGAATTAGGAATATGTAAGGCCTTCCATTTGATATTCCTTGAAAAAATCTTTAACCTTTGTTTCCCTCTTAGAGACAAACAAAATTTCGACACTTTTGTACTGAAAAATTGTGTTTTCCATCTTGAAATTCGAAGGGACTTCGAGGCAGCATAGCTCACTTGTGATAGTGTTAGTATTCATCCTTTCAGTAATGTGTGATCAATTTGCACTGAATGTTTGCACAAGTGTTAGTATATAGAGGATGTCAAAGTTTTGTGATTCAGATTGTTATATAACACATTTACTCGTTTACTCTGGAAATCTTTTCAAAGTAATTGGaatttattttgtaaaccaAAATGTTGTAATCTAAATGGTGTGAACCGCGACATTAGTCTCATTTAGCCTATTTAGgcttgttttttaaaatttctctaTGATGATTGGGTTGGTTTACTCAGGTCCTGCATCTGTTCATCCATAGGTGACTGCAAATCCTTGGGATGAGTCATGTGTTCCAGGTGGATCATCTGGCGGCTCAGCTGCGGCTGTTTCTGCAAGGCAGTGTGTGGTGTCTCTGGGAAGTGACACCGGTGGAAGTGTCAGACAGCCTGCATCGTTTTGCGGAGTTGTAGGATTGAAGCCAACGTATGGTCGTGTTTCAAGATATGGGCTTGTGGCTTATGCATCATCCTTGGATGTTATCGGATGTTTTGGTACTTCCGTTGCTGATGCTGGAATTCTTCTTCACGCAATTGCTGGACATGATAGATATGATTCAACTAGCAGTATGCGAGTAAGGATCCATTATTCATTTTATTCTGTAAACAAAGAGTTATAAGTTCTTTCTGAACAGTTTTTTTGACTAAAGCTTCCTATGCAAAAATAACGATCTGATAAAGAAGAGAAGATTCTAAATATCTGATTCTTATGTAATGAACTTTTAGGTTGGATACAAAAATGTCATTCTCCACATGCATCTTATGGCATAATAGTGAGTTTGGATCACTGTcatatgattcactaatcttctTGCGAATAAAAAAAACCGAATTATGGtcagttttgggctattttaggatcattttgagtgaatcgcgaattcaaaaagcgaattaactagTGGATTATGTTACACCGGTTTGGATTAATTGTTTAAAATGAACTAATGGCATTTTTCTTTGTGCATGGTTCATGTTTATGGGCATTAAggtaatgaaataaaatattcgTTCATGCTTAGTGCAAATATATTACGGAAtcaaaataactttataatAATCCATTGCTCTCTTTATATAACTTTTGATCTATGTTTGTATAGTTGGACTCTTTTATGCAGCCTAGCAATTAATGTTTGAACTTTTGAATAGTTTTTATACAATTATGTGGAAGATGTATTGAATTCTGAGCTTCGGCTTAATGTACTTCCCAGGAAGTTCCAGAATTCACATCTCAGCTTACTTCATTGGATATGCTGGAGTCTAGGCCTCTCCAAGGACTCAGAGTTGGTATAATCCGTGAGACTCTTGAGGGTGGTGTTGATGAAAATGTAGTATCCTCAATTCGTGCAGCTGCATCGCATCTAGAATACCTCGGCTGCAGTGTGACCGAAGTACTTCTCTTattcagaattttgtttatttggtgATTTAATTGGCTGCTTCAGTTGAAAAACTTTCTTGTTTTCCGATTTCTAGGTTTCACTGCCTTCTTTCTCCACAGGGCTTCCAGCATACTATGTGCTTGCTTCTTCAGAGTCATCATCCAACTTATCACGTTATGATGGCATCAGGTGAGCTATTCTGTTGAT
This genomic interval carries:
- the LOC130819525 gene encoding glutamyl-tRNA(Gln) amidotransferase subunit A, chloroplastic/mitochondrial yields the protein MLTTANHHHRTFFLHRSPYFILSSKPIHTFTPKCLSSQTLSQSHHNQQQPINPSSKPTSQILSIRHSLLTRQLTAVEIAESYLTRLKLVEPKLRSFLHVADEESVLRNAKEIDEKIERNEDVGLLAGVLVGVKDNICTADMPSTAGSKILEGYRPPYDATAVKKVRELGGIVVGKTNMDEFGMGSTTEGSAFQVTANPWDESCVPGGSSGGSAAAVSARQCVVSLGSDTGGSVRQPASFCGVVGLKPTYGRVSRYGLVAYASSLDVIGCFGTSVADAGILLHAIAGHDRYDSTSSMREVPEFTSQLTSLDMLESRPLQGLRVGIIRETLEGGVDENVVSSIRAAASHLEYLGCSVTEVSLPSFSTGLPAYYVLASSESSSNLSRYDGIRYGNQVTAEELTYVYGGSRASGLGAEVKRRILMGTYALSAGYYDAYYKRAQQVRTVVQKSFKAALDENDILISPAAPSTAYKIGEKKNDPLAMYAGDIMTVNVNLAGLPALTLPCGFAEGGPGSLPVGLQMIGAAFDEEKLLRIGHTFEHTLEGHSFVPPIVTNGSTS